Genomic segment of Candidatus Bathyarchaeia archaeon:
CAACTTTATAAAGCTTAACCTTTCATTCAAGACCTCACTCAAACAGCGTTCCTCTCACAGCTTTCTTATTTTTCCTGGTTCTGGCTGGTATATTTGACCTTGTTGCGTTAAGCGCCATATGGCTGTTTCAACAGCCGCCTTTTCCAAGCCTTCTTCTTCGTAGGCTTGTTTGACTATTTCTTCTATTGGGATTGTTTTGTTTGGAAGATTTTCCATAAGCCATTTCATGGCTTGGCTTAAGCCTTTCGTCTGTATTGTCTGAGGTTTCCAAAGCTCTTTCTTGGGCATAGCCTCCGCCTGCGCCTGAAGCGTTTGAGTGCTTACAGTGGCTTGCTTTATTTGGGGCTGGTAATCCATTAGAGTTACAGTTGGCGTAGCTTTCTCTTTAAGCAGTTCTGGCAGTTTCCTGTTTAGTTGGCTTATTATGCGCTTCATTTTTCTGGTTCTTGAAATGCTTGACCAGTAGAAGGCCTCGTCAACGGTGTCTTCGGCTATTAGGATTGTTACTTTTCCTGCTACGCGTCTTCCTGTTCTGCCTCTGCGTTGTATGTAGCGTATCTCGCTTGGAACAGGCTCATAAAAAACTACGTGGTCAACTTCTGGAATGTCTAAGCCTTCTTCTGCTATGCTTGTGGCCACCAAAACGTTTGTTTCTCCGCTTCTAAGCTTTTCAAGGGCTTCACGCTGCTGCTCTTGGCTCATTCCCGGGTCGCCTTCCCTCTCGCCTTGACCAACGAAACGTTCAACCCTAAGCTTTGAATTGTTGTTTAGAGCTTTTACTAGAGTGTTTACTGTGTCGCGGTACTGCGTGAAAATTATCAGCCTCGAGTCGGGTTTGGCTTGGAGCTGAGCCTCCAAAACTTTGACGAGCTCATTTACCTTTGGGTTTTGTGTTGCCATGCTGTTTCTAAGCGCTTTTCTAGCTTCAATAAAGAGTGGATCGTTTAGGATTGATTTGTGGCCTCTGCTTCCTTCCATGGCCATGCGTTTTAGGCTTTTCTCAATGAAGGCTTCAAGGGTTTCTGGGCCTTGGGATTCTATTAGCTCTATCATGTGGGCTATGCTTAGGGCTGCTGTGGCCTCCACTTTAAGCTGGTATAGGTATCCGCCTTCGCCTCCTCCAAGCCTACGCTGCAGTTCATCGTTAAGCTCAATTAAATCGCGCCTTGTTATGAAGGCTGGTTGCTTGTCTGTTAAAACGCCTAAGGCTTGTAGGCCCTTAACGCGTTCAACAAGCATCTGCCTAAGCCTATCCCGGACAGCCAAATACTCCTCTGGAGGCTTAACCCTTCGCCACTCAACTTCTATGGGCTGGATGTAGGGCTTAACGTCCTTATCCTCGTCTGTTCGGTGCTCTATGGCTGTTATGCCCAAATTTCTGCAGACTTCAGCTATTTTTTCTTCGCTTCCTCCTGGAGAGGCTGTCAAACCCAGAACTAGGGGTTTGCGGCACTGTCTAAAGTAGTAGGTGGCTATGCCAACGTAGGCGTAGTTCCCCCTAGCCCTATGAGCCTCATCAAAAATTATGAGCGAAACATTATCCAGCCTTAAAAGCCCGCTTTTCAAGTCGTTCCAAACACACTGCGGAGTAGCAAAAACAACCTTAGCCCTATTATATAGGGCGGCTCTATGGTTTGGCGGATAACGCCCAGTAACAAGCGCTAGTTCGGCTTCGTCAAACCATGTTTTGTCGAGAAAGGTTTGGTGGTGCTGCTGGACAAGAGGCCGTGTGGGCGCTAAAAAGAATATTTTGCCCTCCTCCGCCCTCTCAATCGCTAAGAGTAGGGCTATAACGGTTTTTCCGAGGGCTGTTGGCAAAACAACAAGCGTGTTACATTGGCGGGCTCTTTCCAGAATTTTGTTTTGGTATAGCCTATCCTCTACGGCTTTTTCCTTTAATAGCGGGTGCCAGACATAGCGTTTCTCAGCCAGCATCGCCTATAACTCCGCTGCTAGGCTTTCAATGGCCTTTTTGGCTTTCTCCCACTCCTCCTTAGACCTGAAAACAAACTTTTGCCGTCTTTTCCAGGAGTCTCCACGCTTAAACCATAGGTATAGGGCTATGTGTTTTCTTCCAAAAGCCTCGAGTAGGCCTGCGGCAGCCCACCAACGCCCACCCTTAAACAGGGTTTGAAAACGCAAAACTTTCACTTTCTCTGAAACTGGAAGCATTTCTTCCTCAGGTTTCTCTGTCAATAAAGCCCACATTAAAGTTTAAGGCGTATGGGATTTAAGATTAACGCACTCTTTGGGCTTTTATTTCACTTTAACTCAACTCTCTCCACTGTTTGAAAGGGTCGATTCGTCGCTGCTTTTTTATACGCTTTTCCATGAACCGCATAATTTGCGGTTGGAGGCTGAACGCCAATGCTCTCTAAAGCTTTGAATTTGGAGCTTGAGGGCTTGTCGGTTCTCCAGCGTAAGCTTCTCCTAGAACTCGTGCACAGATATCCGCATTATTGGGGCAAATTTACAAGCCATGAGTATAGCTGGCAAAGCCGGAAAGAAGCCCTAGAAGAGTTCCTGCAAAACCACCAAACCGAGTTGGCTGTAGAGTTTGCTAAATCCGGCTTGCATGGTAACGGCTGGAAAACAATAAGGAAGGGTGGAATACGTGTCTAGGGCTGAGCATTGCAGGAATCCATGGAACGGTAAATGCAGAAACACGGACATTGAAGTTTTCATACTCTATAAAGGGGATAGGTTGCCCATTTGCAGGCGTTGCTGGAGCAAAATAGCAGACACCGACATAGAGTGGGGCGAACACACGCACTCAAAGGAGGGTAAGCGATGGAGTTAGAGCAGATTCCAGGCGTAGGCAAATCCATAGCCAAAAGGCTTAGGGACGCGGGCTTCCCAAACGTTGAAACTTTAGCTGTCACTCCTGCAAGGGAGGTTAAGGAGAAGGCTGGCTACGAAAAGCTTGAAGCTGCTCAGCGAATTGTTGAGGCTGCAAGGGAGCTTTTGGGTTGCAGGTTCATAACAGCCTACGAGCACTGGGAAATGACCCAAAAACGCTTGAGATGCACGACTGGAAGCAAGGCTCTTGACGCTCTTTTGGGCGGCGGCATAGAAACCCAGGCCATAACTGAGCTTGTGGGGCAGTATGGTTCTGGAAAAACCCAGCTCTGCCTGATGCTCTGCGTAACAGCCCAGCTTAAACCTGAACAGGGCGGCCTAGGCGGAAACGTACTTTACTTTGATACTGAGGGGACGTTCAGCTCCAACCGCGTCTACCAAATAGCAGCGGAAAACGGCTTGGATCCAGGCCAAACACTCCACAACATAATACTATCAAGGGTTTACACATCAGACCATCAAATGTTCCTACTGGACAATGCCTTCGAAAAATGCGCAGAGGAAAACGTAAAACTCGTGGTTGTGGACTCGGTCATATCCCATTTTAGAGGCGAATACTTGGGAAGGGAAACACTAGCCGACCGACAACAGAAGCTAAACCTTTACATGCACAAGCTCTTGCGCCTAGCTGAAATCCTAAATCTAGCCGTAGTTGTCACAAACCAAGCCCAGTCGGATCCAACACCACAATGGGGAAACCACCAAGCCACGGATAGGCCGGCTGGAGGCAACATACTGGCCCACGCATCCACAACGAGAGTCTGGCTGCGACGGGCTAAGGGCGAAGGTAAACGCATTGCAAGGGTCTTCGACTCTCCATGCCTGCCAGAGGGCGAATGCGTTTTCCGCATAACAGCAAAGAGCATAGAAGACGCGCCAGAAGAAAAGATTGAGGAAGCTGAAAAAGAGGAGTAGGCGAATCTTTAGAGGTGAAGGTTTGGTTAGAATTCAGCGAAGGCTTTCAAGGAAACGTTATCTCGGCGGCAAATACGCCTACGAGTATGAGCGCCTATCACTGGATATACCCAGAAAATTTCACAAAAAATTGAAGCCCTTCGTAGGACAGGATTTAGACGTTGAAATAAGCGTTAAAGGCAGTTGCCTGGTCATAGCTTTAACCCCGAGAAAACGTTTCTGCACGCCGAACACCACCCGAGAAAAACCAACACCTGAAAGGCTTATTGGAGCTGAATTTTTACATGAAAATGCAAATCCGACTTAAATATGGGCTGGCCGAAAAATTTGCACCTATAGGCGTTTCTGCAGGCAGAAACGTTTTACCCGCAGCTTCAGCATACAAAAACCTGTTCATTAATTTAATTAGCGGCTTCCATGGATCTTGTTTTGGCATGCCACGGCGGTGAAGGGAAATGGCAGTGGAGAACCAAGCTTTAGAAATACAGGCTTCTTTGAAAGGAAAGGTGAAAGAAAGATTCCTCAAGATTAAAAGGTTCAAGGGACTGGCGGACGACGAGGTTCTTAGGCTTATGATCAACGAATATTTTGAGAAAAAATTGGCTGACAATAAGACTGGAGAGAAGACGGAATGTTAACCCTTTTTTGATGATTTTAGGCTTTTCCTTATTTCTTCTTCGTGTTCTCTCCAATAATCGTTAATTAATGCGCGGATAACCTCAGTGTAGTTTTTGAGCCCCAAATGCTCCTTTATTTTTAGGAAGCGTTCTGCTATTTCGCCCTCAGCCCTCAAGTAAACCTTTAAAACTTCCCCTTCCTTTGAGCCCTTAGCCATTTAAGACTCCTCCTCCTTTTTGTCGCAAAATGTGTACATTTGACACACGCCCCTCAAGGTATAGCCCACCCCATATTTAAGGCTTCTTAGCGTTATGCTCATTTCGCCTTCTCCATCCTAATCCAGTTCTTAACCGCCTCGCGGATAAGCGTTGATAGGCTGCGTCCGGTTTCGCTGTTCTTCTTTTTCAGAAACTTTATGTCTTCTGGGTCTAGGAATACGGTTACTCCCCTCTTTCTCGCCATGCAATCACCTTCAATAATGTATTTGAAGCTATT
This window contains:
- the radA gene encoding DNA repair and recombination protein RadA, which gives rise to MELEQIPGVGKSIAKRLRDAGFPNVETLAVTPAREVKEKAGYEKLEAAQRIVEAARELLGCRFITAYEHWEMTQKRLRCTTGSKALDALLGGGIETQAITELVGQYGSGKTQLCLMLCVTAQLKPEQGGLGGNVLYFDTEGTFSSNRVYQIAAENGLDPGQTLHNIILSRVYTSDHQMFLLDNAFEKCAEENVKLVVVDSVISHFRGEYLGRETLADRQQKLNLYMHKLLRLAEILNLAVVVTNQAQSDPTPQWGNHQATDRPAGGNILAHASTTRVWLRRAKGEGKRIARVFDSPCLPEGECVFRITAKSIEDAPEEKIEEAEKEE
- a CDS encoding helicase-related protein; translated protein: MLAEKRYVWHPLLKEKAVEDRLYQNKILERARQCNTLVVLPTALGKTVIALLLAIERAEEGKIFFLAPTRPLVQQHHQTFLDKTWFDEAELALVTGRYPPNHRAALYNRAKVVFATPQCVWNDLKSGLLRLDNVSLIIFDEAHRARGNYAYVGIATYYFRQCRKPLVLGLTASPGGSEEKIAEVCRNLGITAIEHRTDEDKDVKPYIQPIEVEWRRVKPPEEYLAVRDRLRQMLVERVKGLQALGVLTDKQPAFITRRDLIELNDELQRRLGGGEGGYLYQLKVEATAALSIAHMIELIESQGPETLEAFIEKSLKRMAMEGSRGHKSILNDPLFIEARKALRNSMATQNPKVNELVKVLEAQLQAKPDSRLIIFTQYRDTVNTLVKALNNNSKLRVERFVGQGEREGDPGMSQEQQREALEKLRSGETNVLVATSIAEEGLDIPEVDHVVFYEPVPSEIRYIQRRGRTGRRVAGKVTILIAEDTVDEAFYWSSISRTRKMKRIISQLNRKLPELLKEKATPTVTLMDYQPQIKQATVSTQTLQAQAEAMPKKELWKPQTIQTKGLSQAMKWLMENLPNKTIPIEEIVKQAYEEEGLEKAAVETAIWRLTQQGQIYQPEPGKIRKL
- a CDS encoding ribbon-helix-helix protein, CopG family; protein product: MARKRGVTVFLDPEDIKFLKKKNSETGRSLSTLIREAVKNWIRMEKAK